The DNA segment CAAGGGATAGAAGAATTCAAGAACGAGATCAAACTCATTGCAAAGCTACAACACCGTAATCTTGTCAAGATTCTTGGCTATTGCGTTGAGGAAGATGAAAGAATGCTTATCTACGAGTATCAGCCTAATAAAAGCTTGGATTCTTTTATTTTCGATAAAGAACGGCGCCAAGAACTTGACTGGCCTAAACGTGTGGAAATAATCAAAGGCATTGCTCGTGGACTGATGTATCTCCATCAAGATTCAAGGCTTCGAATCATCCACCGTGATCTCAAAGCAAGCAATGTTTTGCTTGATTCCGATATGACTCCAAAGATATCGGATTTTGGATTGGCTAGAACCTTGGGAGGAGATGAGACTGAAGCAAACACAACCAGAGTGGTTGGAACATAGTAAGACTATTCATCTTTCTTGTCTTCCACGTAAAGCAAGCTAAACATTTTATTATTACTAAAGATTTGTTTTCTATCGTTCTGCAGTGGCTATATGTCTCCGGAGTATCAAATCGATGGGTTTTTCTCATTAAAATCCGATGTATTCAGCTTCGGAGTTTTGGTTTTGGAGATAGTGTCAGGAAGAAGAAACCGCGGTTTCTGCAATCAAGAACACAAGCTGAACCTTCTTGGACACGTAAGTAGAAGCAGCACAACTTAACACATTTTCTTATAGTCTAACCTTAAAGTACTCATTGTGTATCCTCAGACTAAATAATATCTTTGTGTTATCGTAGCTTCTGTTACAGTACTAATGAATTGTTATTTTGTTAGGCTTGGAGGCAATACACAGAAGATAAGGCATGTGAGCTAATCGATGAAGCTTTAAAGGAATCGTGTACCGATGTTTCTGAAGTGTTAAGAGCTATTCACATTGGTCTGTTATGTGTACAACAAGATCCCCAAGACAGACCAACCATGTCAGTGGTGGTTCTGATGCTGAGTAGTGACATGTTGCTTCTTGATCCGAAAGAGCCTGGGTTTTACAACGAACGAAATCTCTTGTATTCTGACACTACATCGATTAATCTGGAGATTCCTTCCAAAAATTTTCAAACCATGAGTGTAATAGATCCTAGATAAACCTTGTAATCGATCTTTTGTATATTCTATAATCTCTAActatttttgtgtgtgttgtttTGTCTTTGGTGACATTATTATTACATCACATTTTACCAACCATAGTTTGTAAAGGATCTTTGTTTCTTCTACCGACCTTGTATCATTGTAATGGAAACTTGGTTTATCGAACGACTTAGAGATGAAGAAACATCTGGAACGTTCCGGTTGGTGAAAAAGCCAGGTTGTTTTGGATCAGGGAGAGAACCATCACTCCCAAACATCAGGACAACAGAAGCCATGGTTGGTCTGTCTTCTGGTTTCTGTTGAACACAAAGCAGAGCCACATGGATACATCTTAGAATCTCTGAGACAGCACATGTTTCTTCCAGCAAATCTTCCTCCGGCACTTCTATTGCTCTGTCTTCAACCCACAGTTTCCACACCTAATataaggtaaaaaaaaagagagttagGTTTCAAGATTTTTCACTAAAGACTCTAGGCGGATAAGGAAAGAAAAGAGTTAGGTTTCTTGTAAAAAGGACCCcaagtaaaaaatattattttattgaaatttttactAAGAGGATAATTAATAGTTAGTTCTTAGGGTGAGtttcttagcggaatataataaacgtctcttaacttttaactaaaaaattaaaaaccaattcttaaatattttatttaatcatgCTTTCTAAGTTCTTAAAGCCCCAAAATCTCAAGGCCGGTCTGTTAGGAATCCTACCTAAAACTGATGTGAAATATTGGTAATCGATTCCTAAATTTATAAGAGTTAATATATATGACATATACctccaaattttaaaaataaaatttcattataaTTTCTACAAAATTATCTTTGCTCTTTCCAAATTTCTTTCAAGATTTTAGGTTGGCCCTGGTTCTACATCGTTATAACCTAATTTACTATAGGCATGAGTCACTTCACGTAGAGCAAATTGTTTTTGAGATGGAGTCTCTATGAGTTTCACATAATATTAGAGTTCAAGTTAGCTCAAGAATGAGATTTGATTTAAGAAGAATGATCTTACGTGTCCAAGAAGGTTAAGATCATGATCTGCATGTTGAAACCCACGGTTAGTCTTGCCAGTTATGacctcaagtactaatacaccGAAGCTGAACACATCGGATTTGACTGAGAAATGTCCATCAATTGCATACTCCGGAGGCATATAACCACTGCAAGTAGTTATGGCCAAGCAGAGcattataaattctataacCAATATGGCAATATCTCAAGATATGAGTAAACATATAGAGATAGAGGGTTTCTTACTATGTACCCACGACTCTGTTTGTGCTTGATTCACTCTGATCTCCACCAAAAGATTTGGCTAGTCCAAAATCTGAGATCTTAGGGTTCATATCATTATCTAGTAAAACATTTCCAGCTTTTAGATCTCTATGTATGATCCTCAACCTCGAATCTTGATGAAGATAAAGAAGCCCTCTTGCAATTCCATAGATAATGTTACTCCTCTTCCCCCAATCCAACTCTCTACGTCTCCTTTCATCTTTATTTACAATCATTTGACAATTAATAAGTTATGAAAAATGGTCATTACCTTAAAAGCTATAATAAGAAGATGAGATATGAGTTTGCAAAGTAAACATACCGAAGATAAAGAAGTCTAAGCTTTTGTTAGGCATATACTCATAGATCAACATACGTTCTTCACCTTGAATGCAACATCCTAAAAGCCTCACGAGGTTACGATGTTGAAGTTTTGCTATCAGTTTAACTTCGTTCTTGAACTCTACCACTCCTTGTCCTGAGTTTTCACATAATCTCTTCACCGCTATTTCTTGTCCATCCTCTAACCTACCCtgtaataattttcaaaaaaaaagttttatcatAATTCAAAGATTCATCAAGACTTTAAAATCAAAGATGGATACAGTATTTTACAACCTTGTAAACTGGTCCAAACCCTCCTCTTCCTAGAAAGTTTATGTATGAGAAATCATCAGTGGCTATGTAAATCGTTTTAATGTCAAGAATAGGCAAGTCCATGTCCATGTCCATGTCCATGTCCTCTTCCCCAACTCCTTTTATCAAACTTTCTCCTGGAAAACAACAGCCaccaaattttattatttttaaatgactAAGAGGTTCTGGATCAATACAAAATACTTGAAAGAAAAACACATagttaaaaaaagataattgataATTCAAAAAACTTACCATGATATCTCTTCATAATCTTCTTTCTGTAGCATGCAAATACTGCAACCAAAACAACTGTGATGCTAATCACAGATCCAACGACCATTCCCACCTTCTCTCTTCCTTTAAACTCCTTTTTAGCAAAACCCATCCTTATGTAAACATCTTGTCCGAAGCTAGCATACTCTCTCATATCAAATAAGTCACCAAACCAAAGCAAACAACCTTTTCCTCCATCACGAATATCAGTATTCGCGTAAGCCGTGCAAGAGCAGTTACTCGAACACTTGACCTTACAATCCTCAAGTGTCATTGCATTTCTTGAATCATACCAAGACCATGAAGTGTCTGGTAACTTCATACCTGGAAACCTCACAAATACATCTTTCTTACCGCATTCGGTTGGAACCTCATGGACACACCCCTCTGCTCCTCTCGAAATGTTCCACTTTCGACCTGACTTTGGCTGGAACCCTTGCAGACATGAACACGAAGGTGTGTTTTTGTTACTAATCCCACAAACTGCGTAAGCTCCGCATATGGAGTAGTAGTCGCACTTGTTGGATAAGCTTGAATAATACTTGTGATGAAAGTTTCCTTTTCTATGTTGTGTTTATCTTAAGGATTAGGAAATATAATGGGAATAGGAAATTGTTAGTCCCTATATATATGAATGCATATTGTGATGCATAAGGTGTGACTTTATGATTTGTGATTGATTGAATAAGAGAAGGACTTCTTATTATTGAGTTTGTGattctatatttggtatcagagcctaaTAAGCACCTCGACAATCTTACACAGCCATGGCCGACGTCAAAGAAGAGATCGCGACGACCAAAGAAACCGGACCAGCCACCATCAAATTTCCGATGTTAACTTCCTCGAACTACACGGTCTGGTCCATGAGAATGAAGATAGCGCTTAAAGTTAGTGAAGTTTGGGAAGCTATAGAACCTGGAGCTAAGGATGAAAAAAAGAATAACATGGCCATCGCATACCTGTTCCAGTCCATACCGGAGGCCTTGATCTTACAAGTAGGCGACTTAGATACAGCAAAGGCAGTATGGGATGCGATAAAGGCACGATATGTTGGAGCTGAGAGGGTAAAAGAAGCTAGGTTACAAACTTTGATGGCGGATTTCGATAGACTCAAGATGAAAGATGAAGATACAATCGATACCTTCGTTGGCAAGATATCCGAAATTTCCTCTAAATCTGCTTCTTTGGGAGAGATGATAGAAGAACCAAAGCTTGTTAAGAAATTCTTAAAGAGCTTGccaagaaaaaaatttattcatatTGTAGCTTCGCTTGAGCAAGTTCTTGACCTTAACTCAACGAGCTTTGAGGACATTGTAGGACGACTTAAGGCGTACGAAGAAAGAGTCactgaagaggaagaagaaaccgATGATAGCTCCGGGAAGCTAATGTATGCTAACTCAGATTCAAGCGGCGAAACTTACGGCTACAATAACCGTGGTCGAGGACGCAGCGGTCGATCAAACTGGAGAGGAAGAGGCCGCGGTCGCACAACTTTCTTACAACAACGAGAAGCGTATAGACAAGGACGTGGTGGAGATCTCTCTCATATCACTTGCTTTAAGTGTGATAAAACTGGACATTACGCCACAGACTGTCCCGATAAAGCTCTAAAGCTTCAAGAAACTGTAGAGAAGAAAGATGATGATACACACGAAGCGGATACCCTCATGATGAATGAAGTAGTTTACTTAAACGAGAAGAAGGTAGATCCAAAGAAGTTTGAAGCTGATACAGATACGATAGATGTGTGGTATCTTGATAATGGAGCCAGTAATCACATGAGTGGTAATCGTATGTTCTTCTACGAACTAGATGATACTATCACTGGGAAAGTACGTTTTGGCGATGATTCAAGGATTGACATAATGGGTAAAGGTTCCATTCGATTTATCAGCAAAGGAGGCGTGAAAAAGATGTTAAATAACGTCTACTACATACCGGCTCTTCGAAGTAATATTGTTAGCTTGGGTCAAGCTACTGAAGTGGGTTGTGAAGTTCGAATGAAAGAAGACGTTCTAACTTTATTCGATCGTGAAGGACAGTTGATGATCAAGACTACAAGGACAAAGAATCGATTATATAAGGTTACACTACAGGTTGATAAAATGCAGCAGTGTCTTCAGGTTAAGAGCCTTGGAGACGGAAACTTATGGCATGCGCGCTTGGGACATATCAACAAAGATACAATGAGAATGATGGCTAGCAAGGAGTATGTCGAGGGATTACCGAACATCAAACGCGACACAGAAGCTTGTGTATCTTGTCTGCGCGGGAAACAAACACGAAAACCGTTCCCACAAGCAACGAGCTATCGAGCTTCATCACTTCTTGAACTCGTACATGCGGATCTTTGTGGACCTATCTCCCCGACGACACCAGCACTCAACAGATACGTCTTTGTTCTTATTGACGATCACTCTCGCTATATGTGGACAGTACTATTAAAGGTCAAAAGTGAAGCCTTTGAGAAATTTAAGCGCTTCAAGAACCTTGTGGAGCAAGAAACACATACTAAGTTAAAGTGTTTTCGAACAGATAGGGGGGGTGAGTTCACATCCAACGAATTCCAAACCTACTGCGAGAAACATGGTGTTAAGCGACACATGACTGCGCCATATTCACCTCAGCAAAACGGTGTAGTTGAGCGACGAAATCGAACACTCTTGGAGATGACTAGAAGTATCCTAAAACATATGGACATGCCGAATCATCTCTGGGGAGAAGCCATACGACATGCAACCTATCTGATTAATAGGGTTACAACGAGGTCCTTGGAAGGACAAACTCCGTACGAAGTGATGAAAGGAAGAAAACCAAACCTGTCTCACCTAAGAGTGTTCGGGTGCGTGTGCTACGCAAGGACAGAAACGGTTGGAAGAAAGAAGCTCGACGATAGATCCAGAGTTCTGGTCCATCTCGGAACAGAGCCAGGGTCTAAAGCATACCGACTACTTGATCCCCTGAGCTTGAGAATTGTCATAAGTCGTGATGTTGTGTTCGAAGAAGCAATGCGATGGAGATGGAGTGATAAAAGTGTGACAACGAGACTCGATAGTGAGGGCTTTGAGCTCACCGTGAAAGGCTTGGGCCAAGATGATCACGAACTCGAAGCTTCATCTGATACAGATGATGATAATCACGACAATAATGATTATCATGAAGCTCTTGATAATCATGATGATGAAAATCAAGTTGGGGGTGACGATGAAAACGACTTTCAGCCAAGACGATCAACGAGGGTTTCTAACAAACCAACCTACCTCGATGACTATGTTCTGCTCGCAGAACTTGAGGGTGAGCAATTGTTGATGATCATAAATGAGGAACCATGGAGTTTCAGCGATGCTAAGGAACTGAAAGTTTGGGTTGATGCTTGCAAAGATGAGATCGTatctattgaaaaaaataaaacttgggATCTCGTGGAACTACCTACAGGAATCAAACCTATCGGCCTTAAGTGGGTGTTCAAGATCAAACGTAATGCTGATGGAACAATAAGTAAGTATAAGGCACGACTAGTAGCCAAAGGTTACGTTCAACGGCATGGTGTGGATTAT comes from the Brassica rapa cultivar Chiifu-401-42 chromosome A01, CAAS_Brap_v3.01, whole genome shotgun sequence genome and includes:
- the LOC103867002 gene encoding G-type lectin S-receptor-like serine/threonine-protein kinase SD1-1, giving the protein MRRVCLFSKRERLLHSMRKISSMFWVPLFLLSSSFSVALDYSVITPRDSLKDGDTLSSTDRVFQLGFFSFDPEEQPQHRFLCLWYKQPFAVVWVANRNNPLYGTSGFLNLSDSGDLQLFDGEHRALWSSSSSSKATKPAKNPYLKINCTGNLLLGDDEEAVLWQSFDDPMNTILAGMKLGKNFKTQQEWSLTSWKTLKDPSTGEYTLSLDTRGLPQLILRKKGDPSYSYRLGSWNGLSFTGAPAMGRENTLFNYKFTSSAQEVNYSWTPRRDIVSRLVLNTTGKLQRFIQSKQHEWFLANTAPEDECDYYSICGAYAVCGISNKNTPSCSCLQGFQPKSGRKWNISRGAEGCVHEVPTECGKKDVFVRFPGMKLPDTSWSWYDSRNAMTLEDCKVKCSSNCSCTAYANTDIRDGGKGCLLWFGDLFDMREYASFGQDVYIRMGFAKKEFKGREKVGMVVGSVISITVVLVAVFACYRKKIMKRYHGESLIKGVGEEDMDMDMDMDLPILDIKTIYIATDDFSYINFLGRGGFGPVYKGRLEDGQEIAVKRLCENSGQGVVEFKNEVKLIAKLQHRNLVRLLGCCIQGEERMLIYEYMPNKSLDFFIFDERRRRELDWGKRSNIIYGIARGLLYLHQDSRLRIIHRDLKAGNVLLDNDMNPKISDFGLAKSFGGDQSESSTNRVVGTYGYMPPEYAIDGHFSVKSDVFSFGVLVLEVITGKTNRGFQHADHDLNLLGHVWKLWVEDRAIEVPEEDLLEETCAVSEILRCIHVALLCVQQKPEDRPTMASVVLMFGSDGSLPDPKQPGFFTNRNVPDVSSSLSRSINQVSITMIQGR